A genome region from Altererythrobacter aquiaggeris includes the following:
- a CDS encoding preprotein translocase subunit YajC, producing the protein MKFSTFSAAGALLALALSAPLAAQDRAYGDQDARETRGSGRTSVEPYIEVSQIVFAELEPGDDVVTYTQLAAGVDASIVGRNNGGSVSVRYERNIAWDDDRVDSDTVTGIARGYASIIPQALTVEAGALAARSRVDGNGSATLSPLGESDTVSQVYSVYAGPQLSGQMGDVKGTANYRIGYTRVESPDAIILAPGAAPVDVFDESVTHSANANLQVAPGDMLPVGVGFGTGIYQEDIANLDQRVRDGYIRADVTVPVSPTLAVVAGVGYEDVEVSSRDALRDATGAAIVDSSGRFVTDDSAPRRIAFQTDGLIWDAGVVWRPSRRTSAEFRIGERYGSTTYYGNFAWAPSERSNVNVSVYDNVTALGGQVTNALSALPTEFTAGRNPLTGDITNCVAATGGSNCLNGALASVRSSTFRARGIAASYSTLIGRLSAGVGAGYDRRKFIAAQDTVLGAANGLTDENYYLAGYLSGQSGRRASWTANVYANWFDSGFDLAGDSFTVGTTAAYTRSLGSSFTANAALGLDHITSDSLLDDITTASARIGLRYGF; encoded by the coding sequence ATGAAATTTTCAACCTTTTCCGCAGCCGGCGCACTGCTCGCGCTTGCGCTTTCGGCACCGCTTGCAGCGCAGGACCGCGCTTACGGCGATCAAGACGCGCGCGAAACGCGTGGCAGCGGGCGCACAAGCGTCGAACCGTACATCGAAGTATCGCAAATCGTCTTCGCCGAGCTTGAACCCGGTGATGATGTGGTAACATACACCCAGCTTGCAGCGGGCGTCGATGCCTCGATCGTGGGACGAAACAATGGCGGATCGGTTTCGGTCCGTTACGAGCGCAACATCGCGTGGGACGATGACCGTGTCGATAGTGACACTGTAACCGGTATTGCGCGCGGTTATGCCTCGATCATACCGCAAGCCCTGACAGTCGAGGCAGGCGCACTGGCCGCGCGGTCGCGGGTGGACGGCAATGGCTCCGCAACCCTCAGTCCGTTGGGTGAAAGCGATACGGTTTCGCAGGTTTATTCGGTCTATGCCGGACCCCAGCTGTCAGGCCAGATGGGTGATGTGAAGGGTACGGCCAACTACCGGATCGGCTATACCCGTGTCGAATCGCCGGATGCAATTATCCTCGCGCCGGGCGCTGCCCCGGTCGATGTTTTCGATGAAAGCGTAACCCATTCGGCCAATGCCAATCTGCAGGTCGCACCCGGCGATATGTTACCCGTCGGGGTTGGTTTTGGAACCGGGATTTATCAGGAAGACATTGCCAATCTGGATCAGCGCGTGCGTGACGGTTACATCCGCGCCGACGTGACCGTTCCCGTATCGCCAACGCTCGCCGTGGTGGCAGGCGTCGGATACGAGGATGTCGAGGTTTCCAGCCGCGATGCGCTGCGCGATGCAACGGGTGCGGCAATCGTCGATTCCAGTGGCCGGTTCGTTACCGATGACAGTGCGCCGCGCCGGATCGCTTTCCAGACCGACGGGCTGATCTGGGATGCCGGCGTGGTTTGGCGCCCCAGCCGCCGCACATCTGCCGAATTCCGCATAGGCGAGCGTTATGGTTCCACGACCTATTACGGAAATTTCGCGTGGGCACCCAGCGAACGCAGCAACGTGAATGTGTCTGTTTATGACAATGTGACCGCGCTCGGCGGCCAGGTGACCAACGCGCTTTCGGCGCTGCCGACCGAATTCACCGCCGGACGCAATCCGCTGACGGGGGATATCACCAATTGCGTCGCGGCAACCGGGGGTAGCAATTGCCTGAACGGGGCGCTGGCATCGGTCAGGTCGTCCACTTTCAGAGCGCGCGGAATTGCCGCGAGTTATTCAACGCTGATCGGCCGCTTGTCGGCCGGTGTGGGCGCCGGTTACGACCGCCGTAAATTTATCGCGGCTCAGGACACTGTGCTTGGCGCAGCGAACGGACTGACCGACGAGAATTACTATCTCGCCGGTTATCTGAGCGGCCAGTCGGGCCGCCGTGCCAGCTGGACGGCCAATGTCTATGCCAACTGGTTCGATAGCGGTTTTGATCTGGCCGGAGACAGTTTCACCGTCGGCACGACCGCGGCTTATACCCGCAGCCTGGGCTCCAGCTTTACGGCGAATGCTGCGCTGG